In Marinifilum sp. JC120, the sequence ATAGTGAGGGGATCATTTATAACTTTAATTAAGGTGGTGTCTAGATGAAGTGGTTTAAAAACTTAAGAATGATGTACAAGATTATGCTGCCGGTGGGAGCTTTGCTTCTGTTGACTTTGGGCAGCATGCAATATTTTGCGAATGACAGTAGTTCAAAAGCTATTGAAAAGGTTGCAAGAAAAGAAATTTCCGCCCTTGCCGGAGAATATAGTGGGCAGATCCTAAACTATATGACCCATGCACAGGGACAGGCTCAAGGGCTTGCCAGCACCTTTGCCCAGTTCAGGCACGAGAATATCGCGCTTAGCAGGCAGGATGCTATTTCCATGCTTGTCGGGCTCATCAAAGGTGACGATAACTTTATCGGCGGTAGTAACGCTTGGGAGCCAAATGCCTTTGACGGTCGCGACGCTGAATTTGCCAATACTGAACTGCATGACAAAACCGGACGCCACATTCCCTATGCTTACAGGGCCGGAGGGGGAATCGAGGTTGTGCCTCTTGCAGAATATTTTGTGCCCGGCGACGGCGACTATTACTTGAAGCCTATTGAAAGGCGCAAGCCCTACATCACTCCTCCTTATCCTTACGATGTTGACGGTAAACGTCTTATGCTGACCACTGTCGGTGCTCCGATCATGCTTGATGGGCGTGCTCTCGGTGTTGTTTGCGTGGATATGCCGATTACCAACATCAGTGATCTGGTTTCACAGATCCGTCCTTACGGAACAGGTTATGCGTGGCTGATGATGCCCAATGGTGATTACATCTACCATCCCACTGACAATCTTATTGGCAAGAATATTTTTGATACTGCCGAGTTTGACGATGAAGCCGGACTCAGAAGAGCCATGGATGACGGTGTGCCTTTCTTTGAAGTACGTATTGCCGCTGCCAACGGTGAGCGGTCCATGGTCCAGTATATTCCCATTGAATTCAAGGACAGCGGCCAGCGCTGGTATCTTGCAGTTAGCGCGCCTATGAATAAAATCCTTGCTGATGCGCACACTCTTACTGTCGATCTGTTGACCATGGGCGCAATTGCTCTCGTGCTGGTGATGATTGCAATTTTCTTTGTGGCTCGCTCTATTTCCAAGCCTATCGGAATTATTGCTGATGCGGCCATGGAAGTTGCCGACGGAAATTATAAAATCAAGCTTGATGAATCCATTTTCGGTGGCGAGCTTAAAGATCTTAATTCTGCAATGACAGCTATGCTGACCGGACTGGTGGAGAATATCTCCAAGTCTGAAAAAATGGCTGATGAGGCTAAAGAGCAGACCGAGAAGGCTCAGATTGCGCTTAAAGAGGCTGACGTGGCCCGCGCTGAAGCTGAAAATGCCAAGCGGGAAGGTATGCTTCATGCCGCTGATCAGCTTGCAGGTATCGTTTCGCAGGTGGCCAGTGCAAGTCAGGAGCTTACTGCTCAGATTGATGAATCCAGTCGCGGTTCTGAGACACAGCGTGAACGTACTGCCGAATCAGCCACTGCCATGGAACAGATGAATGCCAGTGTTCTGGAAGTTGCCCGTAATGCAGCCGAAGCTGCTGACTCAGCGGATAACGCCCGTTCCGAAGCCGAAAATGGCGGAACGATTGTTAATGATGTTGTGGAGCGTATCAACCGGGTTCAGGGCATGACCGTTGAAATGGAAAAGGGTCTCGGCATGCTTGGTGAGCAGGCTGACGGAATCGGCAAGATCATGAGTGTTATCACCGATATCGCTGATCAGACAAACCTGCTGGCTCTGAATGCTGCTATTGAAGCAGCCCGTGCCGGGGACGCAGGACGTGGATTCGCCGTAGTTGCAGACGAAGTACGTAAGCTGGCTGAAAAAACCATGGACGCCACCAAGGAAGTCGGGGATTACATTTCCGCAATCCAGAGCGGTACCCGCGAGAATATTGACGGCATGACCAAGGCTGCTGCTGAGGTTTCTGCAAGCACCGACTCCGCCAACAAGGCCGGTGACGCGCTCAAGGATATTGTGGAGATTGTTGAAGAAACCGCAGGGCAGGTGCGCAGCATCGCTACTGCTTCCGAAGAACAGTCCGCAGCCAGTGAGCAGATTAACCGGAGTATTGAAGAGGTTAACCTCATCGCCAATGACAATGCACAGGCCATGCGTGAATCCTCCACCGCAGTGGAAGAGCTCATGCATCTGGGCGAACAACTTTCCGAGCTTATCGAAGAGTTACGTAGAGCATAGAGCTTAAATAACGAATGTAATTTAAAGGCCGGGGTAATTCCCGGCTTTTTTTATGTCCGCGGGTAAGCGGTTCCCCGGCTGATAATGTTTGACTTGAAATTAACAGGGGAATAATCAAAAGTATTCCATACAATCGTTTAGTTAAGAGGTTTTCCTATTATGAATCAGCGAATGTTCTTTCTCGATAACCTGCGCGCTGTGACTATATTTATGGTGGTGGTTCTACATGTTTCCCTTTGCTACATGAAATTCGCGCCGCAGTGGTGGTTTGTTGTTGATCCGCAGCAGAGCATGTTTTTTACCTATGCTGTTATGCTTATTGATGTACCCATCATGGCGATAATGTTTTTTCTGGCCGGATATTTCGGGCTGCCGTCTTTGCAAAAGCACGGTCTGAGCGGGTTCTGGGCCGGGAAATTCCGCCGGATTGTCATTCCATGGGTTCTGGGAGTCCTGCTTCTTTCTCCCCCCGCCATGTATATGATCCTGCTTTCACGGGGCAAGGCTCCGGGATTCATGGAGTTTTGGTCTGGTCCGTTCTGGACTGCCATGTACAGTCAATCCGTGTTCTGGTTTCTTGGTCTGCTGGTTTTGTTTTATCTGACTCTCAGCGGCTGCTATAATCTTTTTTCCAGCCTGCAAAGTCCGCCGCGAGTCAGCCGCAATCCTTCGTCATTGCTTTTAGTCCTGTTCATCGCGGTTACCAGCGGAATTTTTCTGGGCATGAACCAGTTGTTTCCGGTTGATACATGGATAACCGATTACTATGTGATAGTTTTTCAGCCTCTGCGCCTGTTTGTTTATTTGTTTTATTTCTGGCTTGGTATTCTGGCCTGGAAGCGTAATTGGTTCACCCGTCAGGGCTACAACCCTAAACTGCTGCCGTGGCTGGTTGCTAGTGCTGTTTCAGCTGTTGTTTATCTTACTTTTAAAGGAATGATGGCTACCAGAGGCACCGAACTGCCTATCCAGCTTGGGAATGCTTTGGGCTTCAATGTCTTTGCCTATAGTACTCTCATGACCGGGGTCGCTCTGTTCAAGAGTTTTGTGAACAGCTCCAATCCGTTTTGGAGGTCCTTTTCCGCAAGCTCCTACGGACTTTTTCTCTTCCACTCACTTGCGGTCTACTACGGTGCTTATTATCTGCTTGGTATGGAAGCCTCGCCGTTTATTAAGGCTCCGATACTGCTGATCGGTTCAACCCTTTCATGCTGGGTACTGACTGTGGCACTTAAGAAGGTGAAGGGAGTTTCTTCGGTGTTGTAGGCTGTTTTCAGTGTTTTGATATTCGTTAATTCTTTTTAAGTTATTGCGCCTCGTTCTCTAAGGACGGGGCGTTTTTCTTTTATTTTATAAGCCTTTTGTTGTGACATATAGTTTTATTTGCTGTATCTTCCTTAGTGATGTTCTGACATTTTTTTCAGAGTAAAAGTAATTTCAGGAGGGGCTAATGAGCTTGTTTAAAAATCTTAAAATGCTTTACAAAATTTTATTGCCTGTGGCGGCGCTATTGTTGATTGCGCTTGTAAGCATTGAAGTTGTGGCGACTTATAAAAGCTCCGACGCGATCGAAGATGTTGCTAAGAGGGAGTTGTACGGACTTGCCGGAACCTACGGAGAAAAAGTTCTTGCCTATGTGGCAAAGGGACAGAACCAGGCTGAAGGATTTGTTGAAGCATTTGCCGGAATCAAGGCAGATAATGAAAATATGGACCGCGACACAGTCATCTCCATGCTCAAAGGATTTGTTGCCGGGAATCCGGAATATGTAGGTGCATGCGTAGGCTGGGAACCGAATGCTTTTGACGGGCGTGATGCAGAATTTGCCGGAACTGCGAACCATGATACGAGCGGACGTTTTGTACCCTACGCATATAGAGACGGCGGCGCAATTAAGGTTGATCCCCTTGTGGGATACGATGTTCCCGGGGACGGAGATTACTATTTAAAACCCAAGGAACTTCGCCGGACATTTATTACTGATCCTTATTCATACAAT encodes:
- a CDS encoding methyl-accepting chemotaxis protein, whose protein sequence is MMYKIMLPVGALLLLTLGSMQYFANDSSSKAIEKVARKEISALAGEYSGQILNYMTHAQGQAQGLASTFAQFRHENIALSRQDAISMLVGLIKGDDNFIGGSNAWEPNAFDGRDAEFANTELHDKTGRHIPYAYRAGGGIEVVPLAEYFVPGDGDYYLKPIERRKPYITPPYPYDVDGKRLMLTTVGAPIMLDGRALGVVCVDMPITNISDLVSQIRPYGTGYAWLMMPNGDYIYHPTDNLIGKNIFDTAEFDDEAGLRRAMDDGVPFFEVRIAAANGERSMVQYIPIEFKDSGQRWYLAVSAPMNKILADAHTLTVDLLTMGAIALVLVMIAIFFVARSISKPIGIIADAAMEVADGNYKIKLDESIFGGELKDLNSAMTAMLTGLVENISKSEKMADEAKEQTEKAQIALKEADVARAEAENAKREGMLHAADQLAGIVSQVASASQELTAQIDESSRGSETQRERTAESATAMEQMNASVLEVARNAAEAADSADNARSEAENGGTIVNDVVERINRVQGMTVEMEKGLGMLGEQADGIGKIMSVITDIADQTNLLALNAAIEAARAGDAGRGFAVVADEVRKLAEKTMDATKEVGDYISAIQSGTRENIDGMTKAAAEVSASTDSANKAGDALKDIVEIVEETAGQVRSIATASEEQSAASEQINRSIEEVNLIANDNAQAMRESSTAVEELMHLGEQLSELIEELRRA